One Setaria italica strain Yugu1 chromosome II, Setaria_italica_v2.0, whole genome shotgun sequence DNA segment encodes these proteins:
- the LOC101767915 gene encoding zinc finger A20 and AN1 domain-containing stress-associated protein 9: protein MAQESWKQESEETGVHAPEAPILCINNCGFFGSSMTNNMCSKCYRDFIKLMEAPVVEKKVITAASSSAVPLETAKHDDAHAAAVTEAVAEKQAEQEPPKPPSNRCLTCRKKVGLTGFQCRCGGTFCSTHRYTDSHQCTFDYKKVAREQIAKQNPVVMAEKINKI, encoded by the coding sequence ATGGCACAGGAGAGCTGGAAACAAGAGTCCGAGGAGACTGGAGTCCATGCGCCTGAGGCCCCAATTCTGTGCATAAACAACTGTGGTTTCTTTGGCAGCAGCATGACGAACAATATGTGCTCGAAGTGTTACAGGGACTTCATCAAGTTGATGGAAGCCCCTGTGGTGGAGAAGAAGGTGATCACGGCAGCATCTTCTTCCGCGGTGCCACTGGAGACAGCAAAGCATGATGATGCCCATGCTGCTGCTGTGACTGAAGCTGTGGCAGAGAAGCAAGCAGAGCAGGAGCCCCCAAAGCCACCCAGCAACCGGTGCCTAACCTGCCGCAAGAAAGTTGGGCTTACTGGGTTCCAGTGCCGCTGTGGGGGCACCTTCTGCTCCACGCACCGCTACACCGACTCCCACCAGTGCACCTTCGACTACAAGAAGGTGGCACGGGAGCAGATAGCCAAGCAGAACCCAGTTGTGATGGCTGAGAAGATCAACAAGATTTGA